GATTGTACCCTCCCGGTAAATTTCAGAAAAAGGGCTTATTTTTTGAGGTTGAGCACATCGCTCATGCCGTAGATACCGGGTTTTTTGCCCACAACCCACCGGGCTGCATGGACGGCCCCGCTGGCAAAGACAGAGCGATCAGACGCATGGTGAGAGAGTTCAATGGTCTCAAAATTCTTTGAGAACATGACCTTGTGATCACCAACAATATCCCCACCGCGGATAACGTGGACACCAATTTCGTTTTTCCGCTCGGTCATACCTTCACGCCCGTACTGCTTCTGCCGGTGGCCGACTTCTTCTTCCAGGATCTCGAGGATGGTCTTTGCCGTACCGCTCGGCGCATCCTTCTTGTTCCGGTGGTGCGCCTCAAAGACCTCGATATCATAGTCTTTCAGCAGCTTCCCGGACTCCCGGACCAGCTGCCAGAAGATATTCACTCCTACCGAAAAGTTGCTGGATATGACGGCAGGAACATTGTTATGAATGGCTTTTTCCATCACAGCACGCTGCTCGGGAGAAAATCCTGTGGTGCCGACAACCAGCGCCACGTTGTTCCGCGCAGCCATCTTCACGTTCTCTACAGCTGCTGCCGCAATCGTGAAATCGATCAGCACATCGGCCCGGGTCGATTTTAAGAGATCTTCAGCATTTTTCGC
The sequence above is drawn from the Methanomicrobiales archaeon HGW-Methanomicrobiales-1 genome and encodes:
- a CDS encoding 4-hydroxy-tetrahydrodipicolinate reductase, with the translated sequence MIKVVVCGASGRMGQTIGRMVNESSDMELVGGINLKPSSFFGAEIVEAKNAEDLLKSTRADVLIDFTIAAAAVENVKMAARNNVALVVGTTGFSPEQRAVMEKAIHNNVPAVISSNFSVGVNIFWQLVRESGKLLKDYDIEVFEAHHRNKKDAPSGTAKTILEILEEEVGHRQKQYGREGMTERKNEIGVHVIRGGDIVGDHKVMFSKNFETIELSHHASDRSVFASGAVHAARWVVGKKPGIYGMSDVLNLKK